Proteins co-encoded in one Streptomyces sp. NBC_01283 genomic window:
- the fabF gene encoding beta-ketoacyl-ACP synthase II, translating into MNSTNRTVVVTGIGATTPLGGDAASTWEGLLAGRSGVRLLEQDWAAELPVRIAGQIAVEPGEVIPRPQARKLDRSAQFALIAAKEAWADAGYTAKAGEDTSVDPHRLGAVIASGIGGVTTLLDQYDVLKEKGVRRVSPHTVPMLMPNSPSANVGIELGAHAGVHTPVSACASGAEAIGYAIEMIRTGRADVVVAGGTEAAIHPLPIVAFGNMMAMSKNNDDPAGASRPYDVDRNGFVLGEGAGVIVLESEEHAKARGAKVYAEAVGQGISADAHHITQPEPSGNGIAAALQNLIDGTDLKPAEIVYVNAHATSTPQGDVAEIKALRKAFGDDVDHMAISSTKSMTGHLLGGAGGVETVATVLALKNRIAPPTINIENLDPEVDADVIRDEARALPEGRIAALNDSFGFGGHNVVLAFRTV; encoded by the coding sequence TCGACCAATCGCACCGTGGTCGTCACCGGTATCGGCGCAACCACACCGCTGGGTGGCGACGCAGCCTCTACCTGGGAAGGTCTGCTCGCGGGCCGTTCCGGTGTCCGTCTTCTCGAGCAGGACTGGGCGGCCGAGCTTCCGGTCCGCATCGCGGGCCAGATCGCGGTCGAGCCGGGCGAGGTCATCCCGCGTCCGCAGGCCCGCAAGCTGGACCGTTCGGCGCAGTTCGCGCTGATCGCGGCCAAGGAGGCCTGGGCCGACGCGGGGTACACCGCGAAGGCCGGCGAGGACACGTCCGTGGACCCGCACCGCCTCGGCGCGGTCATCGCCTCCGGCATCGGCGGCGTGACCACCCTGCTCGACCAGTACGACGTGCTCAAGGAGAAGGGCGTACGCCGCGTCTCCCCGCACACCGTGCCGATGCTGATGCCCAACTCCCCGTCGGCCAATGTCGGCATCGAGCTGGGCGCCCACGCGGGTGTGCACACTCCCGTCTCGGCGTGCGCCTCGGGCGCCGAGGCCATCGGCTACGCGATCGAGATGATCCGCACCGGCCGCGCCGACGTCGTCGTCGCGGGTGGCACGGAGGCGGCGATCCACCCGCTGCCGATCGTCGCGTTCGGCAACATGATGGCGATGTCCAAGAACAACGACGACCCGGCGGGCGCCTCGCGTCCCTACGACGTCGACCGCAACGGCTTCGTGCTCGGCGAGGGCGCCGGCGTGATCGTCCTCGAGTCCGAGGAGCACGCCAAGGCCCGCGGCGCGAAGGTCTACGCGGAGGCCGTCGGCCAGGGCATCTCGGCCGACGCCCACCACATCACGCAGCCCGAGCCGTCCGGCAACGGCATCGCGGCGGCGCTGCAGAACCTCATCGACGGCACGGACCTGAAGCCCGCCGAGATCGTGTACGTGAACGCGCACGCGACCTCGACGCCGCAGGGTGACGTCGCCGAGATCAAGGCGCTGCGCAAGGCGTTCGGCGACGACGTCGACCACATGGCGATCTCCAGCACGAAGTCGATGACGGGTCACCTGCTCGGTGGCGCGGGCGGCGTGGAGACCGTGGCCACGGTCCTCGCGCTGAAGAACCGCATCGCCCCGCCGACCATCAACATCGAGAACCTCGACCCCGAGGTCGACGCGGATGTCATCCGCGACGAGGCCCGCGCGCTGCCCGAGGGCAGGATCGCGGCGCTGAACGACTCGTTCGGCTTCGGCGGCCACAACGT